The following coding sequences are from one Daphnia pulex isolate KAP4 chromosome 11, ASM2113471v1 window:
- the LOC124207368 gene encoding transmembrane protein 132C-like, with protein MKVLWLVLFSFALGASLALDLHLEGADAGFFFQQSLGSSQQPLLKFPAHSYSSNASSSPADPPPLLRERLAVLGPSAQPGRILVTYGPFEAKQSLPTKYLTLPLENATEGGEQATLMDVTAHVVNTELRRETPVLRVLFHSGRHFHSPGHIVEDDPDRGAAANPSAAAGEEWEDEPNGRLMETCIALRVHNPNGGAPLTGTCAPQGLDGVCLAYLTLPFDWWASSPISPTFPSLNAGILGLQQHPTVTAKPSKAVRNIVELSYAVYETKAGQCGHSDPSTSNVGRVGHQKSQQQQQRASSANSFPPPSAVLIQPSRPIGSVRLLPNVYAPRDLLVHEEVISLSPTLRFIASAAPLYPHSYFYVTVLLDSTTAKEEPYAVIVRAKVKNGLKIISTQTTNPAWSLSFDVNGKHIAAAVSAVRNFSVSTQPHQPSQELFTWLLAVNVDHHRDSSELGDGVRALWSWTIRTHSASPPLPSSISGHHHHTNNNNKEGQLDEVKGKLTSRFEVLKDEVQSVFPIIKRRDLVNTAILTSRQVSEPLRVFMVTQAGKVADVTLQATCSSADESVLKVSSSCTSVYLDGSEVRGSTNATLVARYGNVESTSSLTVWVPEMPLDIQLDDVKLNQISGWKVMATSAASGASANQCRLRYQQSSFEVFARFYAEDHDSGRVSYLISRKTYLLITDLVRKVMRVADPRVASLKMTSGFIEGLKPGKTEVQVLSPMSGHVIAARELRVLADKVDVSSLSVRLIAGLSLSLSPDPDLDSCFVAQVEASDRLHSRYQEAILDLTVHFSDGSASPLRLTDRSHYNLVVESHNTSILALTSPARANIPRVLALGEGRATLSVTFSSACTTSQTVGIGGIGGDGIGDASHSHRQGPAHPLATTMVVIQLALTGHPATSVQNDARTESSGQLYTLPQGGHGNGNQIIGDSRRNGGGGGGKMASAAATSAATGRLAQPNQGQLTFSKPGSIEFGVNENQLSLKDDSNAVMMSNAGRELHQHPAYPSHYPGGFGSFSSSSFQHMGPLEIGMYVLLAIFCAAIVVFVGTCIVYASRARKGLIPTDDSDQQHIDRQAPTTTTIDPWPSLWNRLKKMNPKGGGGGGSDEQRGRGIAGEENEDEEEGTDKGWIWLGRSTLDPEVPRRQPRPLSATGAGARPVSSNATATGADVSANRLSGISYTGSEVSVRIVGRPSGQDGGRLSYKAQLCFEPLKDAADDDDDDIDHDAHHPNSWPGSVDSKTFTKASNSSQQQQELLHHHPGALRIITNQLAAAEEPLLLADVVRRPSNNRRAARRASEQDTRRYARSWLMAGEAVPRDFNSNPSILMDSSDAEEEEEEEEIQDLGCHVPDAFPNAKKNLKLDLSGIDKKTDSEYNVATFLRHGSPDIKQANIIENPRFSPTALATTSVEVEDDAELSAVGGESVESHPSAASALDVDYDRIISYLGILKETST; from the exons ATGAAGGTGTTGTGGTTGGTGCTGTTCTCCTTCGCTCTTG GTGCCAGTCTGGCTCTTGACCTCCACCTCGAGGGGGCAGATGCTGGATTCTTCTTCCAGCAGAGCCTGGGCTCTTCCCAGCAGCCTCTGCTGAAATTCCCTGCACATTCCTACTCGTCCAATGCTTCTTCTTCACCTGCTGATCCCCCGCCTCTGCTCAGGGAGAGGCTGGCCGTTCTTGGACCTTCTGCTCAGCCTGGCAGGATCTTGGTCACCTACGGTCCATTTGAGGCCAAGCAGAGCCTCCCAACAAAGTACCTCACCCTGCCGTTGGAGAATGCCACTGAAGGTGGGGAGCAGGCCACTCTCATGGATGTAACAGCCCATGTGGTCAACACCGAGCTGAGGAGAGAGACTCCTGTGCTGAGAGTCCTCTTCCACAGTGGGAGGCACTTTCATTCTCCTGGCCACATTGTGGAAGACGATCCAGACAGGGGGGCTGCTGCCAatccatctgctgctgctggtgaagaATGGGAGGACGAGCCCAACGGCCGGCTGATGGAAACTTGCATCGCCTTGCGAGTTCACAACCCCAACGGTGGTGCCCCGTTGACGGGCACTTGCGCCCCGCAGGGACTGGACGGCGTTTGTCTGGCCTATCTGACGCTACCCTTCGACTGGTGGGCGTCTTCACCCATTTCGCCCACATTTCCATCGCTCAACGCCGGCATTTTGGGGCTCCAGCAGCACCCCACCGTCACGGCCAAGCCCAGTAAAGCCGTCCGCAACATCGTCGAGCTCAGCTACGCCGTTTACGAGACCAAGGCCGGCCAGTGCGGACACTCTGATCCGTCAACGTCCAACGTCGGCCGGGTAGGCCATCAGaaatcccagcagcagcaacaacggGCTTCATCTGCCAACAGTTTCCCACCGCCATCGGCCGTTTTGATCCAGCCGTCGAGACCAATCGGCTCTGTCCGTCTACTGCCCAACGTTTACGCTCCGAGAGATTTGCTGGTCCACGAGGAAGTCATTTCCCTGTCTCCGACTCTCCGTTTCATCGCCTCGGCCGCCCCACTCTACCCACACTCGTACTTTTACGTCACGGTCCTGCTGGACTCGACCACGGCCAAAGAAGAGCCCTACGCCGTCATTGTCAG GGCTAAAGTGAAGAACGGCCTGAAAATCATTTCGACCCAGACGACGAATCCCGCATGGTCGCTGAGTTTCGATGTCAATGGCAAACACATCGCCGCCGCTGTCTCGGCCGTCCGCAACTTTTCCGTCTCGACCCAACCTCATCAGCCAAg TCAGGAACTGTTTACATGGCTTCTGGCCGTCAACGTCGACCATCACCGCGATAGCTCCGAACTGGGCGACGGCGTCCGGGCCCTTTGGAGTTGGACCATACGGACGCACTCGGCCTCGCCGCCTCTGCCCTCCTCCATCTCCGGCCATCACCaccacaccaacaacaacaacaaagaaggcCAGCTGGACGAAGTCAAGGGCAAACTCACCAGCCGATTCGAAGTGCTGAAAGATGAGGTCCAGTCCGTCTTTCCCATCATCAAG CGCCGGGATTTGGTCAACACGGCCATTTTGACTTCACGGCAAGTCTCGGAGCCGCTCCGTGTCTTTATGGTGACGCAGGCCGGTAAAGTGGCCGACGTGACTTTACAGGCGACGTGCTCTTCCGCCGACGAAAGTGTCCTCAAG gTGTCGTCGTCATGCACGTCCGTCTACCTGGACGGGTCGGAGGTTCGCGGCTCGACCAACGCCACCCTGGTGGCGCGTTATGGTAATGTGGAAAGCACGAGCTCGTTGACGGTCTGGGTGCCTGAAATGCCGCTGGACATTCAATTGGACGATGTCAAACTCAATCAAATCAGCGGATGGAAAGTCATGGCGACTAGCGCCGCCAGCGGCGCATCCGCCAACCAGTGCCGATTACGCTATCAGCAATCTTCCTTCGAG GTTTTCGCCCGTTTCTACGCCGAGGATCACGATTCCGGCCGCGTTTCCTATCTGATATCGCGCAAAACGTATCTGCTCATCACGGATTTGGTGCGCAAAGTGATGCGCGTGGCCGATCCTCGAGTGGCCTCGCTCAAGATGACGAGCGGCTTCATCGAGGGACTCAAGCCGGGCAAAACGGAGGTCCAGGTCCTGTCGCCCATGTCGGGCCACGTGATCGCCGCCCGGGAGCTGCGCGTCCTGGCCGACAAGGTGGACGTGTCGAGCCTGTCGGTGCGGCTCATCGCCGGCCTCTCGCTGAGCCTGTCGCCCGATCCCGACCTGGACTCTTGTTTCGTGGCCCAAGTGGAGGCCAGCGACCGTCTGCACTCGCGTTACCAGGAGGCCATTTTGGATCTGACGGTGCACTTTAGCGACGGGAGCGCCTCGCCGCTGCGGTTGACTGACCGCTCCCATTATAACTTGGTGGTCGAATCTCACAACACGTCCATTTTGGCGCTGACGTCACCTGCCCGCGCCAACATTCCCAGGGTCTTGGCTCTGGGCGAGGGACGCGCCACTTTGTCGGTGACTTTCTCGTCGGCTTGCACGACCAGCCAAACAGTCGGAATAGGCGGAATAGGCGGCGACGGAATAGGCGATGCAAGTCATTCTCATCGCCAAGGACCCGCCCATCCGTTAGCGACGACAATGGTCGTGATTCAACTAGCGCTGACGGGGCATCCAGCCACCAGCGTCCAGAATGACGCACGGACCGAATCCAGCGGTCAGCTTTACACGTTACCTCAAGGTGGTCATGGCAACGGCAATCAAATCATTGGCGATTCAAGACGAAACggaggaggcggaggaggGAAAATGGCCTCTGCAGCAGCGACGTCGGCGGCAACCGGCCGCTTAGCTCAACCCAATCAAGGCCAGCTGACATTTTCCAAGCCGGGATCGATCGAATTCGGTGTCAATGAGAATCAACTGTCGCTAAAAGACGACAGTAACGCGGTGATGATGTCCAATGCCGGACGGGAGTTGCATCAGCATCCGGCCTATCCGTCGCACTACCCCGGCGGGTTCGGCAGTTTCTCATCGTCGAGCTTCCAGCACATGGGCCCACTGGAGATTGGCATGTACGTCCTATTAGCCATTTTCTGCGCCGCCATTGTCGTTTTTGTCGGGACGTGTATCGTTTACGCTTCGAGGGCTCGCAAAGGTCTGATCCCGACGGACGACAGCGACCAGCAGCACATCGATCGCCAagcgccgacgacgacgacgatcgaTCCGTGGCCGTCCCTTTGGAACCGACTCAAGAAGATGAACCCCAAAGggggcggaggaggaggtagTGACGAGCAGAGAGGCCGAGGAATTGCTGGAGAGGAAAAtgaagacgaggaagaaggGACGGACAAGGGATGGATTTGGCTCGGCCGCTCGACACTGGACCCTGAAGTCCCCCGGCGACAACCGAGGCCATTATCGGCGACGGGAGCCGGAGCAAGACCCGTTTCGTCCAACGCGACGGCGACGGGCGCCGATGTCAGCGCCAATCGATTGAGCGGCATCTCCTACACTGGATCGGAGGTGAGCGTCCGGATTGTTGGCAGACCCAGCGGTCAAGATGGAGGCCGGCTCTCTTATAAAGCCCAGCTTTGCTTTGAGCCGTTAAAAGACGcggccgatgatgatgacgacgataTCGATCACGACGCCCATCATCCAAACAGCTGGCCCGGCTCGGTCGATTCAAAGACTTTCACCAAGGCCAGCAATTcgagtcaacaacaacaggagctGCTACATCATCATCCTGGGGCACTGCGGATCATCACTAATCAGCTGGCCGCTGCCGAGGAGCCGCTCCTCTTGGCCGACGTTGTCCGTCGGCCGAGCAACAATCGACGGGCGGCCAGACGCGCCAGCGAACAAGACACTCGACGCTACGCCCGCTCCTGGCTCATGGCCGGCGAGGCCGTTCCTCGTGATTTCAATTCGAATCCATCCATCCTCATGGATTCCTCCgatgcggaagaagaagaggaggaagaagaaattcaagatCTCGGCTGTCACGTCCCCGACGCTTTTCCCAACgccaaaaagaatttgaaattggatCTGAGTGGCATCGACAAGAAGACGGACAGCGAGTACAACGTGGCCACGTTCCTGCGTCACGGAAGCCCGGATATCAAACAAGCCAACATCATTGAGAATCCGCGTTTCTCCCCCACGGCGTTGGCGACGACATCCGTCGAGGTCGAGGACGACGCCGAACTCTCGGCCGTCGGCGGTGAATCCGTTGAATCTCATCCGTCGGCCGCATCCGCACTGGACGTCGACTACGACCGGATCATCTCTTATTTGGGAATACTCAAAGAAACGAgcacttga